From the Manihot esculenta cultivar AM560-2 chromosome 3, M.esculenta_v8, whole genome shotgun sequence genome, one window contains:
- the LOC110611629 gene encoding glycine-rich protein 5-like, which yields MTCNKLLLALVFGALVCTTSARKLLSEKGSFEDEKNLFHHGGGLGGGAGGGGGLGGGGGLGGGAGFGGGAGGGAGGGLGGGAGGGGGFGGGGGGGLGGGAGFGGGFGGGAGGGLGGGAGGGGGFGGGGGGGLGGGAGGGFGAGGGAGGGAGAGFGGGAGSGAGLGGGAGGGGGFGGGGGGGVGGGSGFGGGAGGGFGSGAGGGGGFGGGGGGGLGGGAGGGFGAGSGAGGGLGGGLP from the exons ATGACTTGTAATAAGCTGCTTCTTGCTTTGGTTTTTGGTGCCCTAGTTTGCACTACTAGTGCTAGGAAGCTTCTGAGTGAAAAGGGTTCTTTTGAGGATGAGAAGAATTTATTCCACCATGGTGGTGGCCTAGGTGGTGGTGCTGGAGGTGGCGGCGGcttaggtggtggaggtggtctTGGTGGTGGAGCTGGATTTGGAGGAGGTGCTGGTGGGGGAGCTGGAGGTGGTCTAGGTGGAGgagctggtggtggtggaggattTGGAGGTGGCGGTGGTGGTGGATTAGGTGGAGGAGCTGGTTTTGGTGGTGGATTTGGAGGTGGTGCTGGAGGTGGGCTAGGTGGGGGAGCTGGAGGTGGAGGAGGAtttggaggtggaggtggaggtggactTGGCGGTGGAGCTGGTGGAGGGTTTGGCGCTG GTGGTGGTGCTGGAGGTGGGGCAGGAGCAGGATTTGGTGGTGGTGCTGGTTCTGGTGCTGGACTTGGAGggggtgctggtggtggtggaggtttTGGAGGTGGGGGTGGTGGAGGAGTAGGTGGTGGTTCTGGTTTTGGAGGGGGAGCTGGTGGAGGATTTGGAAGTGGTGCTGGAGGAGGTGGTGGTTTTGGAGGAGGTGGCGGCGGCGGACTTGGTGGTGGAGCTGGTGGTGGGTTTGGTGCTGGTAGCGGCGCTGGCGGTGGACTTGGAGGTGGACTGCCTTGA